DNA from Pseudomonadota bacterium:
TATTTAACATATCATCTATATACCCGATAAGCCAGTTTCTCTGCTTCTCAGTGGCATAATCGATACAACTACATGAAATTCTGATTCTTGTACGCACCAGAAGCTCAATTGATATCAGTTTATCTTCAAGGCTGATAATAAAAAAAAACGGTTGACAATTAATATGCGCTGCCTGTTCTTTGGCTAAAAATTTCTCATCAATAGGCAGCCAGTAAATTCCCAAAATATCAGAAGCCTCAAGGTTTTCATCAAGATATGTCTTTATCTTTTCATAGTCACTGTGTCTTAGTTCATCAATTACATATTGTTTCATCAATAGTTCCAGATTTTGCTAATCGATTTGCCCAGCATATTTTTCAACCTGACAGGGTATTTATTTTATCGAAGTTAAATACACTAATATAGCATAAAAGGTCAATACAGAAATTATTATGTAATAACGGCTAATAAATTGATATATATTATTATACGAACAATGAAGTTATTATATGAAATGCAGGCTGTTTTTTTAATTGATGAGCTGTATTGGTGTTATTGATTTGAAATCGGCAGGTGGGTTTCTTCTTGTCCCTCATGTCTCATTTGGCATATTTGTTCGGATACAAGTCCCATCATGAAGATAATGATTGAACTCATTAAAAGAAGAGCGCTCATATTCGTAAACCTATTATGAACCGATAAAGTATATATGGAATTTGACAATCCAAGCAGAAAAATAACAAAACTTACAGGAAGAAAAATTCTTAACGGAGAATAAAGAGTGCAAATTTTTGCTATGATCATAAAAAACCTGACCCCGTCTTTATAAAACTTAATACTGCTTTTACCTGTTTTTCTTTCCTTTATTTCTATAGGAACATATTTAACCGCCCAGCCGCTTCTTAAAACGCTTAAGGTAAGAGTTGTCGGATACGAGTAGGTATTTGGAATAAGATTTAAAAAGTTTCTTGCTATCTTTGATTTTATAGCCCGGAACCCTGATGTGAGATCTTTAATATAAAATTTTGCTACATAAGAGGCCAGCCAGTTATAAAAACTGTTTCCTATAGCTCTTCCAAAAGATGCATGATTTTTTATGTTTCTTGCACCAACCACCATGTCATAATCCGGCATATATTTTACTAAGACTGCTATATCCGCCGGGTCATGCTGTCCGTCACCATCCATAAATACTAATATATCTCCTGATGCTACCCTCATTCCGCTTTTGATGGCTGCACCATTGCCAATATTATAAGGATGGCTGTAAACAATAGCACCGGCTTTTTCGGCAAGTTGTGCGCTATTATCAGTTGAACCATCATTAATAACGATAACTTCATAATCAGGATAAAGATCTTGTATCTTATTGATAAGACCTACTATTATTTCCGCTTCATTAAAAACCGGTACTATGACTGAAACTTTGTTTGGGTGCATTATTTTATATCCTGTAAAAGTTTAGTAAGTAGCTTGAATTTGAATATAATGCCTTAAATTTATGAAAATATCAAATACTTTACCATACTTATTACAGCAAACCAACTTAAAGGAAATAAACGTACAAGGTGGTAATTTGTAAATTTGGACAATAGGGCAGATAAACAGAGAGATCTATTGTACGATTAAGGTGTTAACTCAAACAGCCCATACCCGCTTTTAGAAAATACAAGCGCTGTGTTTTCATTAAAAAACTTTTCTATCAATACCTTTTCTCTATCACTAAAATTGTTATTTAACCACCAGTTAAAAAGATTGTACCCTATAAGAAGATGGGTTATTCTTTTTTTCTTCATATCATATATTATCCCATCCGAAGATTTGACAGAACTTTTTAAAAGATTCTCACCAAATATTACATTCTTGTTGCTGTAATAGCGGCGATTACCTAAAAACAGGCATAGAATTTTTGCGTTATTTGGAAGATTATTGTTTGCGTATTTAAATGCCGGATATTCCGAACAGTAACGTTCAATATATTCATCCCGGCTTACTTTTCCGCTTAAATATCCAAATGGTTTTACATAATCAAACTGTTTGATGATATATAGTACATTGCTGAAAACAATTACACCTATAAAGACAATAAGGCAATATTGGTATATTCTTCTTGAGAAAAAAGAGAAACGGGTGCTTAAAGATAAAAATATATTATGAAGTCCCATGGCTGATAGTATAATAAGAGGCGGAATAACAGGAGCAATATATCTTATTCTCATGTCGATTTTAAAAAAAGCAAACAGAATATATAAAATTGAAAAAGAAAGAAGCATTGTTTTTTCAATTTTTATTGATTTATCGTCTTTCTTAAAAGCTATGAATGCAAAAAAAGGTAATATCAATAAAAACGGAGATAATTTTCCATCAAAATGTATTGGCTCTCCGTCTTCTCCTTCAAAAAATATTCTTAAAGGAATAAGAAGTATTTTTGTTAATGATTCATGATATATTACTTTCCTTGTTGCAAAATGGCTCCATTTCTTGCTTTTGATTTTATTTTTTTCTTTATTAAGTAAATTATTATTATATGGTTTTTGTATAATTGGTTTTGTATCAAGCTTTTTAAAAAAATTATTATAAAGCGGATATACAGGATTTTTTGTCCAGATGTAATTTCTTGCCATCCAGGGTGAAAAAACCAGAAGAGAAACAATAATAAATATAATGCCAAAATACATTACTTTAAAGGATTTGGCTGATTCCGGTTTGTTTTCACCGTGATCGTAAGTTCTTATATATGCAAAGACAACAAATACGGATAAGAGGAAAAAAACAATAATGGCATTATATTTTGTACCAAGAGCAAGTCCGCAAAAAAGCGCTGAAACAATGAGATGTTTAATCCTGAAATCAGATTCAATCCACTTAAATAGAAATATTATTGATGCTGTTGAAAAAAAGATAAGTCCTAAATCAACATAAGCAGTTATTGAAAGCTTTACAATTACAGGAATAGATAAAAAGAAGATAGCTCCAAAAAGCGCATAGGTCTTATTAATGCGTTTTTTTAAATATCTGTAAATAAGTAATGCCGTAAGCAATCCGAAGATAAAATGGATATATTTTGGAGCGATATCATTTCCAAAATAAAGAGGGATAAGATATAAGAGATCAAGATTCATTGGATAATATGAAAATTTCAGTGATGGAATTTCATATATACTGCCATGATTTAAATAAAGTTTTGGAACAGCGAGATGATGAGTCAGAGCATCTCTGCTCACGGGTGGAACCGATGAAAGTATTAATATAGCGATAATAATAGCAGCCGCAAATACTGCAAGTATGATATTTGCAGTTAAGAATGAAGGTGCAATTTCTTTATTATGTAATTCGCTATAATGCATAACAGTCCATCATTTAAGTACCTTATTTGGTTTACTTTATATATTTTACTAAAATATCCGCCGGAATCTCGCCAAGATATAGTTTGCCGTTAATGACATATGCCGGAGTTCCTGTAATTCCAAGCTTTAAACCATCTTTGATATCAAGCCAGAGAGTACGCCTTATTTGATTATCATATTTTGCTGCTGCAAGCTCTTTTGAATCCAGACCGGTTGTTTCGGCAAGTTTATAAAGATCAATTTGCTTTTCTTTCTTATTGACATTGAACAACGCATCATTCATTTCCCAGAAATTTCCTTTTGATGCTGCATATATTGAAAGAATAGCCATGTCACCTGACCCTATATGAAAAGGTTCTTTTACCAGTGGATTGTAGTTGTTGTCCATCGGATAGTTTTTATGGATGAGTCTTATTTTATCCGAATTTTTTTCTACGATACGACGAAGGAAAAAATGCATTTTATTGCATTGGAAACACAGATAATCAGTGTACTCTGTTATTATAAGTTCCGGGTTTTGTGAGGCTCCGATCCATGGGTGACCGTCTTTTGTTATTCCTTTTGAAACATTTGCAGAAAGAGGAGGGGGAATAAGATTCCAGTAAGTTGGGAAAAACATATAAACTGAAACAACAAGTGCTGTAAAAGG
Protein-coding regions in this window:
- a CDS encoding glycosyltransferase family 2 protein; the protein is MHPNKVSVIVPVFNEAEIIVGLINKIQDLYPDYEVIVINDGSTDNSAQLAEKAGAIVYSHPYNIGNGAAIKSGMRVASGDILVFMDGDGQHDPADIAVLVKYMPDYDMVVGARNIKNHASFGRAIGNSFYNWLASYVAKFYIKDLTSGFRAIKSKIARNFLNLIPNTYSYPTTLTLSVLRSGWAVKYVPIEIKERKTGKSSIKFYKDGVRFFMIIAKICTLYSPLRIFLPVSFVIFLLGLSNSIYTLSVHNRFTNMSALLLMSSIIIFMMGLVSEQICQMRHEGQEETHLPISNQ
- a CDS encoding glycosyltransferase family 39 protein, translated to MHYSELHNKEIAPSFLTANIILAVFAAAIIIAILILSSVPPVSRDALTHHLAVPKLYLNHGSIYEIPSLKFSYYPMNLDLLYLIPLYFGNDIAPKYIHFIFGLLTALLIYRYLKKRINKTYALFGAIFFLSIPVIVKLSITAYVDLGLIFFSTASIIFLFKWIESDFRIKHLIVSALFCGLALGTKYNAIIVFFLLSVFVVFAYIRTYDHGENKPESAKSFKVMYFGIIFIIVSLLVFSPWMARNYIWTKNPVYPLYNNFFKKLDTKPIIQKPYNNNLLNKEKNKIKSKKWSHFATRKVIYHESLTKILLIPLRIFFEGEDGEPIHFDGKLSPFLLILPFFAFIAFKKDDKSIKIEKTMLLSFSILYILFAFFKIDMRIRYIAPVIPPLIILSAMGLHNIFLSLSTRFSFFSRRIYQYCLIVFIGVIVFSNVLYIIKQFDYVKPFGYLSGKVSRDEYIERYCSEYPAFKYANNNLPNNAKILCLFLGNRRYYSNKNVIFGENLLKSSVKSSDGIIYDMKKKRITHLLIGYNLFNWWLNNNFSDREKVLIEKFFNENTALVFSKSGYGLFELTP
- a CDS encoding thioredoxin domain-containing protein, translated to MYLTKNRHPQNSDFSKTPEIKSLPFYIYFWIIAFLLLAGIFDSVYLAWHHYLVYTDIGYESFCAISKAINCDTVSQSPYSVLLGMPVAVWGIFSYCFCILLLPFAHHFDAEKKRIWHLFFAVSILYSIISIILAVISTVYIHSYCIMCIISYGINFLLVYYSWLIIRRFGKKERIVNGIKRDFLLIAKKKKIFLSLFVPFTALVVSVYMFFPTYWNLIPPPLSANVSKGITKDGHPWIGASQNPELIITEYTDYLCFQCNKMHFFLRRIVEKNSDKIRLIHKNYPMDNNYNPLVKEPFHIGSGDMAILSIYAASKGNFWEMNDALFNVNKKEKQIDLYKLAETTGLDSKELAAAKYDNQIRRTLWLDIKDGLKLGITGTPAYVINGKLYLGEIPADILVKYIK